In the Deinococcus apachensis DSM 19763 genome, one interval contains:
- a CDS encoding serine hydrolase domain-containing protein, giving the protein MSEAAFAVLLTALLAWAAHAVPRGVSSGPDLAAIDAHVEATMRADRVPGAALVIVNPERVVHLRGFGQDGRGGAVTPQTSFLLGSMSKSFTALAVMQLVEQGRVDLKAPVRRYLPWFRVADPEASEAITVAQALAHTTGIPTRAPRAGEPATLEDQVRALSRVHLSHPPGTRYEYASPNYLILGAIVERVSGQTYGDFLRRNVFTPLNMNRSFTSQDAAWRSGMSSGHRYWLGFPAPVLLPYEADRLPTAAIISSAGDLGHYLIAQLSGGRYAERRVLSAAGVAQMHRGTVAAPGENFRYAMGWREGPVRGVPAIHHGGILPHFRGKMVLLRETGWGVAVLTNVSSVLPLVPTSHRMADDIAASLVGVPLPGPSRLFQ; this is encoded by the coding sequence ATGTCGGAAGCCGCGTTCGCCGTCTTACTCACCGCCCTGCTGGCCTGGGCCGCCCACGCGGTGCCCAGGGGGGTAAGCTCGGGGCCGGACCTCGCCGCCATCGACGCCCATGTCGAGGCCACCATGCGGGCCGACCGGGTCCCGGGTGCGGCCCTGGTCATCGTGAACCCCGAGCGTGTGGTGCATCTGCGTGGGTTCGGGCAGGATGGTCGCGGCGGGGCGGTCACGCCGCAGACCTCGTTCCTGCTGGGCTCCATGAGCAAGTCCTTCACGGCCCTCGCCGTGATGCAACTCGTCGAGCAGGGCCGGGTGGATTTGAAGGCCCCGGTGCGGCGGTACCTGCCCTGGTTCCGGGTGGCGGACCCGGAGGCCTCGGAAGCGATCACCGTCGCGCAGGCCCTCGCCCACACCACGGGCATCCCCACCCGGGCACCCCGGGCGGGGGAACCGGCCACCCTGGAGGATCAGGTGCGGGCGTTGTCGCGGGTCCACCTGAGCCATCCCCCGGGCACCCGGTACGAGTACGCCAGCCCCAACTACCTCATTCTCGGGGCGATTGTCGAGCGGGTCAGCGGGCAGACCTACGGCGACTTCCTGCGGCGGAACGTCTTCACCCCACTGAACATGAACCGCAGCTTCACCTCCCAGGATGCGGCGTGGCGCTCGGGAATGTCGAGCGGCCACCGCTACTGGTTGGGCTTTCCCGCACCCGTCCTGCTGCCCTACGAGGCCGACCGGCTCCCCACGGCGGCCATCATCAGCAGTGCGGGGGACCTGGGCCACTACCTGATCGCGCAGCTCAGCGGCGGGCGCTACGCGGAGCGCCGGGTGCTCTCGGCCGCGGGAGTCGCGCAGATGCACCGGGGCACCGTGGCCGCACCGGGCGAGAACTTTCGCTACGCGATGGGTTGGCGGGAGGGGCCTGTTCGCGGGGTCCCGGCGATCCACCACGGCGGAATCCTGCCCCATTTCCGCGGGAAGATGGTCCTGCTTCGGGAAACAGGCTGGGGTGTGGCCGTCCTGACGAACGTCTCCAGCGTGCTGCCCCTGGTCCCCACCAGCCACCGCATGGCGGACGATATCGCCGCGTCGTTGGTGGGCGTTCCCCTGCCGGGCCCCTCCCGGCTGTTCCAGTGA
- a CDS encoding zinc-dependent alcohol dehydrogenase: MRVRRLILTAPHRFVWEEVVLPPPGSGEVWVRTRLSAVSVGSELSVVEGRASGVVYPCPLGYQTLGVVGEGVALAPGTRAVTTLGHASGGLHAASTVLPVPDHVPDRAALAAILGEETHKGIRKVEPRLGERVLVAGAGLLGLLTVFNLTRRGVRDVTVLEPDAERRALAQAFGAVALPPGSLPHDTFDVGFECSASPAGFTELLEHLRPGGRTCVLSDGNWGTLGLPPAFHTRELSVTASSDGGDYAAYACWLWDHTDPLLERLFAVTVKPDELPGTLGRLSALPRPVSLVADWTGAV; the protein is encoded by the coding sequence ATGCGGGTCCGCCGCCTGATCCTCACGGCCCCGCATAGGTTCGTCTGGGAGGAGGTCGTCTTGCCCCCACCCGGTTCCGGCGAGGTGTGGGTAAGGACCCGCCTGAGCGCCGTGAGTGTCGGCTCCGAATTAAGCGTGGTGGAGGGCCGGGCGTCCGGCGTGGTTTATCCCTGCCCTCTCGGCTACCAGACGCTCGGCGTGGTGGGGGAAGGGGTGGCCCTGGCTCCCGGTACTCGGGCGGTCACCACACTGGGCCACGCGAGCGGCGGACTGCACGCAGCTTCCACGGTGCTGCCCGTTCCCGATCACGTCCCCGACCGCGCCGCCCTGGCCGCCATCTTGGGCGAGGAGACGCACAAGGGTATCCGCAAGGTCGAACCTCGGCTGGGGGAACGGGTGCTGGTGGCCGGGGCGGGATTGCTGGGCCTCCTGACGGTGTTCAACCTGACCCGGCGGGGCGTGCGGGACGTGACCGTGCTGGAACCGGATGCGGAGCGCCGCGCCCTGGCCCAGGCGTTCGGGGCGGTGGCGCTGCCCCCCGGCAGCCTGCCCCACGACACCTTCGATGTGGGCTTCGAGTGCAGCGCATCCCCAGCAGGTTTCACAGAATTGCTGGAACACCTGCGCCCCGGTGGACGGACCTGTGTGCTGTCCGATGGGAACTGGGGCACGCTGGGCCTGCCACCCGCCTTCCACACGCGCGAGCTGAGTGTCACGGCCTCCAGCGACGGGGGGGATTATGCCGCCTATGCCTGCTGGCTGTGGGACCATACCGACCCACTGCTGGAACGGCTGTTCGCGGTCACGGTCAAGCCGGACGAGCTGCCCGGCACCCTCGGGCGGTTGTCCGCCCTGCCGCGCCCCGTTTCGCTTGTCGCCGACTGGACGGGAGCGGTGTGA
- a CDS encoding PASTA domain-containing protein has protein sequence MTGQAAAVIDGKYQVVRELAREGHVTLSEVRAGEGVTRQVAWFDVTSPAARQGFHAYRAALRAIAPAGLTDVVARPGAYYAVWQPVTGTPLAEFAAQPGTKQEETVQAVRNLAARLAEHGYALPDADVLVDGKEVRVAYLRPAPEGRSPEEVARLNAAALAPLNGSRVRRKRQPGAWLTFVPGLLLLGGAGYLGAQAAQIYLNPPVREIAAVTGKPAPEAARALTAAGFKVSYAKGDAANLPIGAVIRQDPPAGTNLPVGRQVTLTVNNPPSVTVPRLEELTVEQARASLRDNSLTLGGVIRVDGTLTKTPEGRVIAQVPDAGADLQRGQPVQLVVSTGVRGKETWLTNLEGLTYQAAREHARIAGLVVTRVIQQPSDAPENTVLEQTPAPYVRVPVGSPVTLTVAVARYSPPSQPAGSLPLPPPVTPTTEQGGTGTSGTEGTGQGDTGQTGAEGTEVAPPEAPEATPDGTTAPLTPEQIPATPADSGTTSDATTRTVNFRYEFPRDLPAGTYTIVIRDADGEREVYGPTDGSQFAGSVAEGPVPVRGDATFIIRRDGNEYATVTP, from the coding sequence ATGACGGGGCAGGCGGCAGCGGTAATTGACGGGAAGTATCAGGTCGTGCGGGAACTCGCGCGCGAGGGGCACGTGACTCTCAGCGAGGTTCGCGCGGGCGAGGGCGTGACGCGCCAGGTGGCGTGGTTCGATGTGACCTCGCCCGCCGCGCGGCAGGGCTTCCACGCCTACCGCGCGGCCCTGCGCGCGATTGCCCCAGCGGGCCTGACCGACGTGGTCGCGCGCCCCGGCGCCTACTACGCGGTGTGGCAACCCGTGACGGGCACGCCGCTCGCCGAGTTCGCCGCCCAGCCCGGGACGAAGCAGGAGGAGACGGTGCAGGCGGTGCGGAACCTCGCCGCCCGGCTGGCCGAACACGGCTACGCCCTCCCCGATGCCGACGTACTCGTGGACGGCAAGGAGGTGCGGGTGGCCTACCTGCGCCCCGCACCCGAGGGCCGCTCCCCCGAGGAGGTCGCCCGGCTCAACGCCGCCGCCCTCGCCCCGCTGAACGGGAGCCGGGTGCGCCGCAAGCGGCAGCCGGGAGCCTGGCTGACCTTCGTGCCGGGACTGCTGCTGCTGGGCGGCGCGGGGTATCTGGGGGCTCAGGCTGCGCAGATTTACCTGAACCCCCCGGTCCGCGAGATCGCGGCGGTGACTGGTAAGCCCGCGCCGGAAGCCGCCCGTGCCCTCACCGCCGCCGGATTCAAGGTGAGCTACGCTAAGGGTGACGCGGCCAACCTGCCCATCGGGGCGGTGATCCGACAGGACCCCCCGGCGGGGACGAACCTTCCAGTGGGGCGCCAGGTGACCCTGACGGTCAACAACCCGCCCTCGGTGACCGTGCCCCGGCTAGAGGAACTCACGGTGGAGCAGGCCCGCGCCTCCTTGCGTGACAATTCATTGACCCTGGGTGGAGTGATCCGAGTGGATGGCACCCTGACCAAGACGCCGGAGGGCCGCGTGATCGCGCAGGTGCCCGACGCGGGGGCAGATCTCCAGCGCGGGCAACCCGTGCAGCTTGTGGTGTCCACGGGGGTGCGCGGCAAGGAGACCTGGCTGACCAACCTGGAGGGACTGACCTACCAGGCGGCCCGCGAGCACGCCCGCATCGCGGGCCTGGTGGTCACCCGCGTGATCCAGCAGCCCAGCGACGCCCCCGAGAACACCGTGCTCGAGCAGACGCCCGCGCCCTACGTGCGGGTGCCCGTAGGCAGCCCCGTCACGCTGACGGTCGCCGTCGCCCGTTACAGCCCGCCCAGCCAGCCTGCGGGCAGCCTGCCCCTGCCGCCGCCCGTCACGCCCACCACCGAGCAGGGGGGGACGGGAACATCCGGCACCGAGGGGACTGGCCAGGGCGACACCGGCCAGACGGGCGCGGAGGGGACAGAGGTCGCCCCCCCCGAGGCCCCCGAGGCTACGCCCGACGGGACGACGGCCCCGCTCACGCCCGAGCAGATCCCCGCGACCCCCGCGGACTCCGGCACAACCTCCGACGCGACCACGCGGACGGTGAACTTCCGCTACGAATTCCCGAGGGACCTCCCAGCGGGCACCTACACCATCGTCATTCGGGACGCCGACGGCGAGCGGGAGGTGTACGGCCCGACCGACGGCAGCCAGTTCGCGGGTTCGGTGGCCGAGGGTCCCGTGCCCGTCCGCGGCGACGCCACCTTCATCATTCGCCGGGACGGTAACGAGTACGCGACCGTCACGCCGTAG
- a CDS encoding cysteine desulfurase family protein — MIYLDYAATHPMTPEALAAYARAAALPGNPASVHAAGQVARERLEEGRARVAAALGVDARTLIANGGGTEGDNHVLLGVARAWTEAQRRPGHLVTTQTEHSAVLAPARWLAGQGWAVTFLKPDAHGRYSPEQLADALRDDTTLVSVHHANNEIGTVQDTAALAAVAAARDIPYHADAVQAPGVLPLDLMGWDVTFATFSAHKWGGPRGVGFLYVKRGAVLPPVTLGGGQEGGLRPGTQNTAGVYAAGVALTHAEEAREATFAHLTRMREQFLARVASIPNLRVNHPPDGSPKVASVTLPGADGEALLMNLDLLGVSASAGSACAAGTMQPSHVLTALGLSEEDARATLRFSFGAATTGAEVDAAADALVQAAEFSRA; from the coding sequence ATGATCTACCTCGACTACGCCGCCACCCATCCCATGACGCCCGAGGCGCTGGCCGCCTACGCGCGGGCCGCCGCATTGCCCGGTAATCCCGCCTCCGTCCACGCAGCGGGGCAGGTCGCCCGCGAACGTCTGGAGGAGGGCCGCGCCCGCGTCGCCGCCGCCCTGGGGGTGGACGCCCGCACCCTGATCGCCAACGGCGGCGGCACAGAGGGAGACAACCACGTTCTGCTGGGCGTGGCCCGCGCCTGGACGGAGGCGCAGAGGCGGCCCGGCCACCTCGTGACCACGCAGACGGAGCATTCCGCCGTCCTGGCCCCCGCCCGCTGGCTGGCAGGCCAGGGCTGGGCCGTGACGTTCCTGAAGCCGGACGCGCACGGCCGCTATTCGCCCGAACAGCTCGCGGACGCTTTGCGGGACGACACCACCCTCGTCTCCGTCCACCACGCGAACAACGAGATCGGTACGGTGCAGGACACCGCCGCGCTCGCCGCCGTCGCCGCCGCACGGGACATTCCCTACCACGCCGACGCGGTGCAGGCGCCCGGTGTGCTGCCGCTCGACCTGATGGGCTGGGACGTCACCTTCGCCACCTTCAGTGCCCACAAGTGGGGTGGGCCGCGCGGGGTGGGCTTTCTGTACGTGAAACGCGGCGCCGTGCTGCCCCCCGTCACATTGGGGGGCGGTCAGGAGGGCGGCCTGCGCCCCGGCACGCAGAACACGGCGGGCGTGTACGCGGCGGGCGTGGCCCTCACCCACGCGGAGGAAGCGCGGGAGGCTACCTTCGCGCACCTGACCCGAATGCGGGAGCAGTTCCTCGCCCGAGTGGCGTCCATTCCGAACCTCCGTGTGAACCACCCCCCGGACGGCAGCCCCAAGGTCGCCTCCGTCACCCTGCCCGGCGCGGACGGCGAGGCGCTGCTGATGAATCTCGACCTGCTGGGCGTCTCTGCGAGTGCGGGGAGTGCATGCGCCGCCGGGACGATGCAGCCCAGCCACGTCCTGACGGCCCTCGGCCTGAGCGAGGAGGATGCCCGCGCCACGCTGCGGTTCAGCTTCGGTGCGGCGACGACTGGGGCCGAGGTGGACGCGGCGGCGGATGCGCTCGTGCAGGCGGCAGAGTTCAGCCGGGCGTGA
- a CDS encoding PadR family transcriptional regulator, with amino-acid sequence MNSDLLRGNLDLILLSILEARPLYGFAIIQEARERTDGYFDFKEGSLYPALHRLEGEGQLAPQFGEVGRNGKPRKYYALTDRGREVLRAKREEFRAFTGAVWRLAGG; translated from the coding sequence ATGAACTCCGACCTGCTGCGCGGCAACCTCGACCTGATCCTGCTCTCGATCCTGGAGGCGCGGCCCCTGTACGGCTTCGCCATCATCCAGGAGGCGCGGGAGCGCACGGACGGCTACTTCGACTTCAAGGAGGGCAGCCTCTACCCGGCGCTGCACCGCCTGGAGGGGGAGGGCCAGCTCGCCCCCCAGTTCGGCGAGGTTGGGCGCAACGGCAAGCCGCGCAAGTATTACGCCCTGACCGACCGGGGCCGCGAGGTGCTGCGGGCCAAGCGCGAGGAATTCCGCGCCTTTACCGGAGCCGTGTGGCGCCTGGCGGGGGGCTGA
- a CDS encoding AzlC family ABC transporter permease, whose translation MVTASPPAFWPAFWRGFRVLMPLWLGVIPFAVAYAVTARAAGLGVGETQLMSLTVFAGASQFAAAGLFAGGASALGIVATTFLLNVRHVLYGLSLARQVPLTRTQRVVAAQFLTDEAYGVAVVRGPGEPGGLSFAFLLGAELSLYAVWNAATLAGALAGGVLPDPAALGVGVIFPLAFLGLLVPLLVDRQAIVVALASGLGAWGLSRVLPGGLVVLLAGVGGALLGAFLVTRGRGRKA comes from the coding sequence ATGGTGACAGCTTCCCCTCCCGCCTTCTGGCCCGCGTTCTGGCGCGGTTTCCGGGTCCTGATGCCGCTGTGGCTGGGCGTGATTCCCTTTGCGGTCGCCTACGCAGTCACGGCGAGGGCGGCGGGATTGGGGGTCGGAGAAACTCAGCTCATGAGCCTGACGGTCTTCGCGGGCGCCTCGCAGTTCGCGGCGGCGGGACTGTTTGCCGGGGGAGCCTCGGCCCTGGGCATCGTCGCTACCACCTTTCTTCTCAATGTCCGGCACGTGCTGTACGGACTGAGCCTGGCGCGGCAGGTGCCTCTGACTCGTACCCAACGGGTGGTCGCCGCCCAGTTCCTCACCGACGAGGCGTATGGCGTGGCGGTCGTGCGCGGGCCGGGCGAGCCGGGTGGGCTGAGCTTCGCCTTCCTGCTGGGCGCCGAACTCAGCCTGTACGCAGTGTGGAACGCGGCCACCCTCGCCGGGGCGCTGGCGGGTGGGGTGCTGCCCGATCCCGCCGCATTGGGTGTGGGCGTGATCTTCCCACTCGCCTTCCTGGGTTTGCTGGTGCCGTTGCTGGTGGACCGGCAGGCCATCGTGGTCGCCCTCGCCTCGGGCCTGGGGGCGTGGGGGCTCTCCCGCGTTCTGCCCGGTGGATTGGTCGTGCTGCTCGCCGGGGTGGGCGGGGCGTTGCTGGGCGCGTTTCTCGTCACGCGGGGGCGGGGGAGGAAGGCATGA
- a CDS encoding ABC transporter substrate-binding protein, giving the protein MKRALLVLSALVLSSTSLATTVAQVKQKGVLVLGTDPTFAPFEFKGPGGEVQGFDIDIARALAKDLGVRLEVRSVGFGALMPQAVTSGRVDMAMSGITITPERAKVVSFSAPYYRSAQVFIVRGGNPGKFTWPGDVKGKTIGVQANTTGQYAAGDLLKPKGATIKVYDDFAAGLADVRAGRIAALIGDAPTVADLQKRLPGQYAKAGQDLTAEDYGMVFAKGSDLAAAANRTLARLRASGEYQQLLNKWIVQK; this is encoded by the coding sequence ATGAAGCGTGCGCTGCTGGTGCTGTCGGCCCTGGTCCTGTCCTCCACGTCGCTCGCCACGACGGTCGCGCAGGTGAAGCAGAAGGGGGTGCTGGTGCTGGGCACCGACCCGACCTTCGCGCCCTTCGAGTTCAAGGGGCCGGGCGGGGAGGTGCAGGGTTTCGACATTGACATCGCCCGGGCGCTGGCAAAAGACCTCGGTGTGCGGCTGGAGGTCCGCTCGGTGGGCTTCGGCGCCCTGATGCCCCAGGCGGTCACGTCGGGCCGGGTGGACATGGCGATGAGCGGCATCACGATCACACCCGAGCGGGCGAAGGTGGTCTCCTTCAGCGCCCCGTACTACCGCAGCGCGCAGGTGTTCATCGTGCGGGGGGGCAACCCGGGCAAATTCACCTGGCCCGGCGACGTGAAGGGCAAGACCATCGGCGTACAGGCGAACACGACCGGGCAGTACGCGGCGGGCGACCTCCTCAAGCCCAAGGGCGCGACGATCAAGGTCTATGACGACTTCGCGGCGGGCCTGGCCGACGTGCGCGCGGGCCGCATCGCCGCCCTAATTGGGGACGCGCCCACCGTCGCCGACCTGCAAAAGCGGCTGCCGGGCCAGTACGCCAAGGCGGGTCAGGATCTCACCGCCGAGGATTACGGCATGGTGTTTGCCAAAGGGAGTGACCTCGCCGCCGCGGCGAACCGGACGCTGGCGCGGCTGCGGGCGAGCGGGGAGTACCAGCAGCTTCTGAACAAGTGGATCGTGCAGAAGTAA
- a CDS encoding Nif3-like dinuclear metal center hexameric protein, which yields MTPPTLTDLADWLRASLGEPEPLRRPGPPEVRRLALALEPADLPAEPEADALFLHRSRRLGNAWPGLGILGVHDGFDSHLTTGPNRRLARALGWADVREVVWEGRIVGLIATPPQRTWAELRAALHAELGGEDTSWPPDPASSLRLALMNAMNSALIGHVVNLGVRVYLTGQLRPSAVAATKERGVGVIALGHRRTELWGLCQLARELRAAFPDLQTQVYPTAEAVTPG from the coding sequence ATGACCCCGCCCACCCTCACCGACCTCGCCGACTGGCTCCGCGCCTCGTTGGGTGAGCCGGAACCGCTGCGTCGCCCCGGTCCCCCCGAGGTGCGGCGGCTGGCGCTGGCCCTGGAGCCTGCCGACCTCCCCGCCGAGCCGGAGGCGGACGCCCTGTTTCTTCACCGCTCCCGGCGGTTGGGGAACGCCTGGCCGGGCCTCGGCATCCTGGGCGTCCACGACGGCTTTGACTCTCACCTCACCACCGGACCGAATCGGCGCCTGGCCCGTGCCCTGGGCTGGGCTGACGTGCGGGAGGTGGTCTGGGAGGGCCGCATAGTGGGGCTAATAGCGACGCCTCCGCAGCGGACGTGGGCCGAGTTGCGCGCCGCCCTGCACGCCGAACTGGGGGGCGAGGACACCTCCTGGCCGCCGGACCCGGCGAGCTCCCTACGCCTCGCCCTGATGAACGCGATGAATTCGGCCCTGATCGGGCACGTCGTCAACCTCGGCGTCCGGGTCTACCTCACCGGGCAGCTTCGGCCCTCGGCGGTGGCGGCGACTAAGGAGCGGGGGGTGGGCGTGATCGCGTTGGGGCATCGTCGCACCGAGCTGTGGGGGCTGTGCCAGCTTGCCCGGGAATTGCGCGCGGCCTTCCCCGACCTTCAGACCCAGGTTTACCCCACGGCGGAAGCGGTCACGCCCGGCTGA
- a CDS encoding ADP-ribosylglycohydrolase family protein, giving the protein MTDPHLHTLFSLTAADALGAATEFKTPEAIRARYGKTFGDYQPGSVFGFAPGEATDDSQMTVATLLGYGQGGELEGVLTALRDWLATGPPDVGGLTRAALGYGTLDGGARAWAGSGFQSAGNGGLMRIAAVWIAGFRGEVLARESATITALTHADPRCVYASVFLTAFLEALHVGQSYREAAETALRRMDGLDARRTLLDAGVFGLTTRTAHDAFQKQDREARAQVRARVRSGLDGRLTSQNGYVLDTLEAAIAHARADSWLACVEPAVLGGDDSDTVACVVGAIAGARGVEIPAHLLPPLRLGHTWPGWERGWACTEHFPAVLKGAHDRG; this is encoded by the coding sequence GTGACCGACCCGCATCTGCACACTCTTTTCTCCCTCACGGCGGCGGACGCGCTCGGGGCCGCCACCGAGTTCAAGACGCCCGAGGCGATCCGCGCCCGCTACGGCAAGACTTTTGGGGACTACCAGCCCGGCAGTGTGTTCGGCTTCGCCCCTGGCGAGGCGACCGACGACAGCCAGATGACGGTAGCGACCCTGCTGGGCTACGGGCAGGGTGGGGAATTGGAGGGGGTACTGACGGCCCTGCGCGACTGGCTGGCGACTGGACCACCGGATGTGGGAGGACTAACTCGTGCCGCCCTGGGGTACGGGACCCTTGATGGCGGGGCGAGAGCCTGGGCCGGGAGTGGTTTCCAGAGTGCCGGAAACGGCGGGCTGATGCGAATCGCGGCGGTGTGGATCGCGGGGTTCAGGGGAGAAGTCCTGGCGCGGGAGTCTGCCACGATCACAGCCCTCACGCACGCCGACCCGCGCTGCGTGTACGCCAGCGTCTTTCTGACGGCTTTTCTGGAAGCCCTGCATGTAGGGCAGTCCTACCGGGAGGCGGCTGAGACGGCCCTGAGAAGGATGGACGGGCTGGACGCCCGCCGCACGCTGCTGGACGCCGGAGTCTTCGGGCTGACTACAAGGACGGCCCACGACGCTTTCCAGAAGCAGGACCGCGAGGCCCGCGCCCAGGTCCGCGCCCGCGTCCGCTCCGGGCTGGATGGGCGCCTCACCTCCCAGAACGGCTACGTGCTGGACACACTGGAGGCCGCCATCGCCCACGCCCGGGCCGACTCATGGCTCGCCTGTGTGGAACCCGCTGTGCTGGGGGGCGACGACAGCGACACTGTGGCCTGCGTGGTCGGGGCCATTGCCGGAGCGCGGGGGGTGGAGATTCCCGCCCATCTCCTTCCCCCGCTTCGCCTGGGGCACACCTGGCCCGGCTGGGAACGTGGCTGGGCCTGCACCGAACACTTCCCGGCCGTCTTGAAGGGAGCCCATGACCGAGGCTGA
- a CDS encoding AzlD domain-containing protein: MSVPLVIVLMWLVTYPARLLGLSLGRLKLPPFWLAFLRFVPVSVFAALIVPDVLGSPEWPRRLPAALVGALLMWRTRNLALGILGGFAVYWAVRVAGG; this comes from the coding sequence ATGAGCGTCCCCCTCGTCATCGTGCTGATGTGGCTGGTCACGTACCCGGCGCGCCTGCTCGGCCTCAGCCTCGGCCGCCTGAAATTGCCGCCCTTCTGGCTGGCTTTCCTGCGCTTCGTGCCTGTCAGCGTCTTCGCCGCCCTGATCGTGCCCGACGTCTTGGGCAGCCCCGAGTGGCCCCGCCGCCTTCCCGCCGCCCTGGTCGGCGCGCTGCTCATGTGGCGTACCCGCAACCTCGCCCTGGGAATTCTGGGAGGCTTCGCGGTGTACTGGGCGGTGAGGGTGGCTGGGGGGTAA
- a CDS encoding amino acid ABC transporter permease: MADLITGFRTILAGDYPALLLSGLGLTLAVSLCALGVSVVLGTALGVARVFQVPALGTFGNAYVEVVRGIPLIVLLSVVYYGLPALGLTLSDFPAAVLALGLYSAAYTSEIVRGGLTSVPAGQVEAARSLGLSRTQALRFVVLPQAWRVALPALGNEFVSLILGSSLASAVTLQELFAQGKYITGVTYRQFEVYAVLAALYFVLTFTLTRLVRALERHLGRGQTLPNRRVI; this comes from the coding sequence ATGGCCGACCTCATCACCGGCTTCCGCACCATCCTCGCGGGCGACTATCCGGCGCTGCTGCTCTCCGGCCTGGGCCTGACGCTCGCCGTGAGTCTGTGCGCGCTGGGGGTGTCGGTGGTGCTGGGCACGGCGCTGGGGGTGGCGCGGGTCTTCCAGGTGCCCGCGCTTGGGACGTTCGGCAACGCCTACGTGGAGGTCGTGCGAGGCATTCCGCTGATCGTGCTGCTCAGCGTCGTGTACTACGGGCTGCCCGCGCTGGGGCTCACGTTGAGCGATTTTCCGGCGGCGGTGCTCGCCCTGGGGCTGTACTCGGCGGCGTACACGAGCGAGATCGTGCGCGGAGGCCTGACGAGCGTGCCGGCCGGACAGGTCGAGGCCGCGCGCAGCCTGGGCCTGAGCCGCACGCAGGCGCTGCGCTTCGTGGTGCTGCCGCAGGCGTGGCGGGTCGCGCTGCCCGCGCTGGGGAACGAGTTCGTCAGCCTGATCCTGGGGAGCAGCCTTGCCAGCGCCGTCACCTTGCAAGAACTCTTCGCGCAGGGCAAGTACATTACGGGCGTCACCTATCGCCAGTTCGAGGTGTACGCCGTCCTCGCCGCCTTGTATTTCGTGCTCACGTTTACCCTGACTCGCCTCGTGCGCGCTCTGGAGCGGCACCTGGGACGGGGGCAGACTCTCCCCAACCGGCGGGTGATCTGA
- a CDS encoding nucleotidyltransferase family protein: MTEAEFLYTVRLNLANAAILDRLPELEVSQAHLVAGALFQTIWNVRSGQAPDTRIRDYDLFYWDADTSYEAEDTVIRRAAALFADLGARIEVRNQARVHLWFPQKFGLTRPPLHSAREGIDQFLVECTCVGVDERGTVYAPYGLADLAAGRLRPNLQNHTPDLYAAKVADYRQRWPWLREVGDGEGE, translated from the coding sequence ATGACCGAGGCTGAGTTCCTGTACACCGTCCGCCTCAACCTGGCGAACGCGGCGATCCTCGACCGCCTGCCCGAGTTGGAGGTCTCTCAGGCGCACCTCGTCGCCGGGGCACTCTTCCAGACCATATGGAACGTGCGGAGCGGACAGGCGCCAGACACTCGTATCCGCGACTACGACCTGTTCTACTGGGACGCCGACACGAGCTACGAGGCGGAGGACACGGTGATTCGCCGCGCCGCTGCCCTCTTCGCCGACCTGGGCGCCCGCATCGAGGTCCGCAACCAGGCCCGCGTCCACCTGTGGTTTCCGCAGAAATTCGGCCTGACCCGCCCACCCCTGCACAGTGCCCGCGAAGGCATCGACCAATTCCTCGTAGAATGCACCTGCGTCGGCGTGGACGAGCGTGGCACCGTCTACGCCCCCTACGGGCTGGCCGACCTCGCGGCGGGCCGCCTGCGTCCCAACCTCCAGAATCACACGCCCGACCTGTACGCGGCAAAAGTGGCCGACTACCGCCAACGCTGGCCGTGGCTGCGGGAAGTGGGGGACGGAGAGGGTGAGTAG
- a CDS encoding TlpA family protein disulfide reductase — translation MDWPPPADFVYGEVLPPPTEWEKPGLVMVFNLECPACVSRGIPFLKRLHTEFGGRVELMALHTSRGHRLLAREDVEPTLVRFARDFARLPFPVALDLSGDLARAWETEGTPHWFAFAPGGGLLRSVYGSQENAQTRLQYLLEEQVGGGPEEG, via the coding sequence ATGGACTGGCCCCCACCCGCCGACTTCGTGTATGGGGAAGTGCTGCCGCCGCCAACGGAGTGGGAGAAACCGGGGCTGGTGATGGTTTTCAACCTGGAGTGCCCGGCCTGCGTATCCCGCGGCATTCCCTTCCTAAAGCGTCTCCACACCGAGTTCGGCGGCCGGGTGGAGCTGATGGCCCTGCATACCAGCCGGGGCCACCGCCTCCTCGCGCGCGAGGACGTGGAGCCGACGCTGGTGCGGTTCGCCCGGGACTTCGCGCGCCTGCCCTTCCCCGTCGCCCTCGACCTCAGTGGCGACCTCGCCCGCGCGTGGGAGACGGAGGGCACGCCCCACTGGTTCGCCTTCGCGCCGGGCGGCGGGTTGCTGCGGAGCGTGTATGGCAGTCAGGAGAACGCGCAGACCCGCCTCCAGTACCTGCTGGAAGAACAGGTGGGTGGCGGGCCGGAAGAGGGTTAG